In the Pseudomonadota bacterium genome, GTCCGCCGCTGCCTGTACAATTATCGGTATCTGGTATTTTTCCGATATGGAGTATGCGTATTCAATGGTCCGGTTCAGTGAATCAGGATGCTCCGATACGATAACGGGAAGCTTTGAAAACGGCCCTAATGGGGTAACCTCCTCTTCCGTATCTTTCATGCACAAAGCAACAAAACCCCCGACCACGCCGGTATATGCAGAACTCATCAGCGGATCAAGGGCTTCGTAAAGCTCTTCTGTTGAGAATAAACAGGCCGTCCTTTTTGACGAAATACTGCCGGCCAATGCAAGTTCGAAGGCAACCTTTTCATTTATTGATACTTCATAATGGAATGTCCGGTAAACATTCTTAAACATCCCAAGTGCATTTCCGATGGACCTGTCTGTCGTGTATATGAGCCTTACACCATTTTCGATCAGCATCTTGCAAACACTCTCATGCATAATTATTTTCCCTCTGACCCCTTTTTCATTATGCCAGTTTCCTCAAAATCTCTATTCCCTTCAGCAGGTTTTCCTCGCTTGCCGCAAAGGAGATGCGCACATTCGATTTCTTTCTCGAAAAAACACTCCCCGGTATGATAAACAGGTTATTCTTCAGGGCCTTTTCTACAAATTTGTCTCCGTTGCCACCAGGCACCTCAGGGAAGATAAAATATGCCCCATTGGGTTTTACAATATGATATTTGTCCTTCAATCCCTCATATATGAGGTCTCTTTTCCTTTTATAGCCATCGATGAGTGGGTCCGTATTGTAGTCGAGTGCATAGAGCGCCGCCTTCTGTGCAAAAGAGTTTATACTGCTGAACGCATACTGTTGCATCGTTACCATACATTGTATGAGCTCTTTCGGCCCGGCTACATACCCTATTCTCCAGCCCGTCATACCCCACGTCTTTGAAAAACCACCGAATGTGATGGCCTTGTCGTAAAGCTGACCGAGATAAGTTCGCTCCGTGCCGTTCTCATAAACAAATTTATCATAGATATCATCTGAAAATACAAGGAGATTTTTCTCCTTTGCCACCCTGACCACCATGTCGAGTTCTTCCTTTGAATTTACCATACCGGTAGGGTTATTGGGGCTGTTGATTAATATTATCTTGGTTTTATCCGTTATGGCGCTCCTTAATGCCTCCTCCTTCAATGAAAAATCAGGATATGTATCCATAAAAACAGGTTTACCGCCAAGAAGCATCACCTGGTATTCATAGAGAACAAAATATGGATCAGGGATGATAACCTCATCAAGGGGGTTCAGCGTCACCATAAGGGCAAGAAGCAAACCACCCGTTACCCCTGCGGTAATGATAACATCGTCACAGATTATTCCTTTTTTTCTAAGGTAGCGAAATATCTTCACCCTTAATTCAGGGATGCCCCCTGAAGGGGTATATTTGTTGAATCCAGCGTTGATCCATCTGATCCCCTCTTCTTTAATAGGATCAGGTATATCGAAGTCAGGCTCACCAATGCTCAGGTTGATGGGGTTCTTCACCTTGTTTGCAAGGTCGAATATCTTCCTGACCCCCGACGGCCTCATATGCATTACCCTGTCCGATAGAAACATTGTCCCTCCTGTTAACCCTTTTCCCCTAAATTATTCACT is a window encoding:
- a CDS encoding pyridoxal phosphate-dependent aminotransferase; the encoded protein is MFLSDRVMHMRPSGVRKIFDLANKVKNPINLSIGEPDFDIPDPIKEEGIRWINAGFNKYTPSGGIPELRVKIFRYLRKKGIICDDVIITAGVTGGLLLALMVTLNPLDEVIIPDPYFVLYEYQVMLLGGKPVFMDTYPDFSLKEEALRSAITDKTKIILINSPNNPTGMVNSKEELDMVVRVAKEKNLLVFSDDIYDKFVYENGTERTYLGQLYDKAITFGGFSKTWGMTGWRIGYVAGPKELIQCMVTMQQYAFSSINSFAQKAALYALDYNTDPLIDGYKRKRDLIYEGLKDKYHIVKPNGAYFIFPEVPGGNGDKFVEKALKNNLFIIPGSVFSRKKSNVRISFAASEENLLKGIEILRKLA